In Corylus avellana chromosome ca2, CavTom2PMs-1.0, the following proteins share a genomic window:
- the LOC132170658 gene encoding LRR receptor-like serine/threonine-protein kinase GSO2: MAKIRALGLCFVLALCLLQCGHLWVLAILNPVDFLALQSIRKALDDLPGSNFFASWDFTSDPCNFAGVYCGSDKVIALNLGDQRAGSPGLTGRIDPAIGKLSALAELTVVPGRIYGALPQSVSQLKSLRFLAISGNFISGNIPSNLGGLRSLRTLDLSYNLFAGGIPRSISTLPELSNVILCHNRLSGSVPPFHSQSLTRLDLKHNALSGSLGQDSLPPSLQYLSLSWNRLSGPLDRLLTRLNRLNYLDLSMNQFSGTIPGRIFTFPITSLQLQRNVFSGPVQPVDQVSIQTVDLSYNRLSGQISPMLSTVQNLYLNNNRFTGQVPASFVDRLLAASIQILYLQHNYLTGIQINPTADIPVSSSLCLQYNCMVPPVEAPCPLKAGKQKTRPTAQCNEWKG, from the coding sequence ATGGCAAAGATAAGGGCTCTGGGGCTTTGCTTTGTGCTTGCTTTGTGTCTGTTGCAATGCGGTCATCTGTGGGTGTTGGCGATTCTGAACCCGGTTGATTTTCTGGCTCTGCAATCCATCAGGAAAGCTCTCGACGACTTGCCCGGCTCCAACTTCTTCGCTTCCTGGGACTTCACGTCTGACCCATGTAATTTCGCCGGGGTTTACTGTGGCTCCGATAAGGTTATTGCGCTCAATCTGGGTGATCAGAGGGCCGGGTCTCCGGGTTTGACGGGTCGGATCGACCCTGCGATCGGGAAGCTCTCTGCTCTAGCGGAGCTCACGGTCGTTCCGGGTCGAATCTACGGCGCTCTGCCACAGTCGGTTTCGCAGCTGAAGAGCCTCAGGTTCCTCGCCATCAGCGGGAACTTCATCTCCGGCAATATTCCGTCGAATCTCGGCGGTCTCCGGAGCCTCCGGACCCTCGACCTCAGCTACAACCTGTTCGCGGGAGGAATCCCCCGGTCCATCAGTACACTACCGGAGTTATCCAATGTCATCCTCTGCCACAACCGCCTCTCCGGTTCGGTACCTCCGTTTCACTCCCAGAGCCTGACCCGACTCGACCTCAAGCACAATGCTCTCTCCGGTTCACTCGGACAGGACTCTCTGCCTCCCTCTCTCCAGTACCTCTCGCTCTCCTGGAACCGGCTCAGTGGACCCCTGGACCGGCTCTTGACCAGGCTCAACCGGCTGAACTACCTGGACCTGAGCATGAACCAATTCTCGGGTACCATCCCGGGTCGGATATTCACGTTCCCAATCACCAGCCTCCAATTACAGCGCAACGTCTTTTCGGGTCCGGTCCAACCAGTTGACCAGGTGAGCATTCAGACCGTTGATCTCAGCTACAACCGGCTGTCGGGACAGATCTCTCCAATGCTCTCGACCGTACAGAATCTATACCTGAATAACAACCGGTTCACGGGTCAGGTACCGGCAAGCTTCGTGGACCGGTTACTGGCTGCTAGCATACAGATACTGTATTTGCAGCACAATTATCTGACGGGGATCCAGATCAATCCAACGGCTGATATTCCAGTGAGCAGTTCGCTGTGTCTACAGTATAATTGTATGGTCCCGCCCGTTGAGGCACCCTGTCCGTTGAAGGCTGGGAAGCAGAAGACAAGACCTACAGCGCAGTGTAACGAGTGGAAGGGGTAG